In Scomber japonicus isolate fScoJap1 chromosome 21, fScoJap1.pri, whole genome shotgun sequence, one DNA window encodes the following:
- the LOC128382717 gene encoding B-type lectin plumieribetin-like, with protein sequence MSRNYLSKNDELRRGDYLMSNNRQWKAVFEDDGNFVIYGWKPVWSTDTAGSDATRLCMQADCNLVMYNKADQPKWHTNSAKSACNMCRLHLTDDGKLVLDRECDQIWTSVNSKGMK encoded by the exons ATGAGCAGGAACTACTTGTCCAAAAATGATGAGCTCCGCAGAGGAGACTACCTGATGTCCAACAACAGGCAGTGGAAAGCTGTTTTCGAG GATGATGGCAACTTTGTCATCTATGGCTGGAAGCCAGTATGGTCCACTGACACTGCTGGATCTGATGCAACCCGCCTGTGCATGCAGGCTGACTGCAACCTGGTCATGTACAACAAGGCTGACCAACCCAAGTGGCACACAAACTCTGCCAAATCTGCATGCAACATGTGCCGTCTTCACCTGACAGATGACGGCAAACTGGTGCTGGACAGGGAGTGCGATCAGATCTGGACCTCTGTTAACTCCAAAGGCATGAAGTAA
- the zgc:195173 gene encoding uncharacterized protein zgc:195173, whose product MAAALLLLLCAGAVLSSVEAQDSYVQLSDIYKKGVDLALEQLASHSSVQHHFRFLRTIAESPLESGFGVSYIYHHFYLKPTTCPKGTTDTNAQRCRFRNDRPLMDCAVCYKAVGDHIQDQPNPYVHCIQKPRLTVEMKTARMDHCKKMSYSSGAPTLLAVSKTS is encoded by the exons ATGGCTGCTGCGTTGCTTTTGCTGCTTTGTGCTGGGGCCGTGCTGAGCTCTGTCGAGGCCCAGGACTCTTATGTTCAGCTTTCTGACATCTATAAGAAAGGAGTGGATCTGGCTTTGGAGCAACTCGCGTCTCATAGCTCGGTGCAGCACCATTTTCGCTTCTTAAGGACTATAGCCGAATCACCCCTTGAG TCTGGATTTGGTGTGAGCTACATCTACCACCACTTTTACCTGAAACCTACCACGTGCCCCAAAGGAACAACGGACACAAACGCTCAGAGGTGCCGCTTCAGGAATGACAGA CCGCTGATGGACTGTGCAGTTTGCTACAAAGCAGTAGGAGACCACATACAAGACCAGCCGAACCCGTACGTCCACTGCATCCAGAAACCGAGGCTCACAGTG GAGATGAAGACAGCCAGGATGGACCACTGCAAAAAAATgagttacagcagcggagctccTACGCTTCTGGCTGTGTCGAAAACTTCTTAA